One Aerococcus urinaeequi DNA segment encodes these proteins:
- the mgtE gene encoding magnesium transporter, whose translation MSQPTDEEIYESIIEALHHNDQDRFREEFFKNHTYDQAQIYLTLDPAERVKLHDYLAPQELAEVYDIIDEDDHDRILTFLYDMDDKYAADVLSYMYTDNAVDILNELNVEKVRTYMHLMPKAVADDIKVLMHYADETVGSIMTTEFVSITTNQTVKSAMTMLRAKAANAETIYYLYVVDDDNRLVGVLSLRDLIVNDGNVMVNELMSDRVVSVDVNEDQINVARTIQDYDFLAVPVVEETGELIGIVTVDDVIDVLNDEAMQDYSGLAGVDVDEQYSSPWNSAKSRLPWLITLLFLGMGTSTLISQYEGMISEVATLSLFITLITGTSGNAGTQSLAVAVRKLATPEDEASTMGSMILREIMTGLISGFVTGLVIMTVVGIWQSNFVLGGVIGVSMLAAITVANLAGSLIPILMDKLGFDPAVASGPFITTLSDLTSVLIYFSIASQFLQFLV comes from the coding sequence ATGAGTCAGCCTACTGATGAGGAAATCTATGAAAGTATTATAGAGGCACTGCATCATAATGACCAAGACCGGTTTAGAGAAGAATTCTTCAAAAACCATACATATGATCAAGCACAGATTTACCTGACTTTGGATCCAGCTGAGCGGGTGAAATTGCATGATTATTTAGCGCCACAAGAACTAGCTGAAGTTTACGATATTATTGATGAAGACGATCACGACCGTATTTTGACCTTCCTCTATGATATGGATGATAAATATGCAGCTGATGTTCTTTCCTACATGTATACCGATAATGCAGTAGATATTTTAAATGAATTAAATGTTGAAAAAGTACGGACTTACATGCATTTAATGCCAAAAGCGGTGGCAGATGATATTAAAGTGTTGATGCATTATGCAGATGAGACTGTAGGGTCAATTATGACCACTGAATTCGTGTCGATTACAACCAATCAAACTGTTAAATCAGCGATGACGATGTTGCGTGCTAAAGCAGCAAATGCTGAAACAATCTATTACCTATACGTTGTGGATGATGATAACCGTTTAGTCGGAGTACTATCTCTTCGTGACTTGATCGTGAATGATGGTAATGTGATGGTTAATGAGTTAATGTCTGATCGTGTTGTATCGGTAGATGTTAATGAAGACCAAATCAATGTTGCCCGTACCATTCAAGACTACGATTTTCTAGCGGTGCCCGTTGTTGAAGAAACAGGGGAATTGATTGGTATCGTAACCGTCGATGACGTTATCGACGTCTTGAATGATGAAGCCATGCAAGACTACTCTGGTTTGGCCGGGGTAGACGTGGACGAGCAATATTCGTCACCCTGGAATTCAGCGAAATCACGTTTGCCATGGTTGATTACCTTGCTATTTCTAGGAATGGGAACTTCTACTTTGATCAGCCAATATGAAGGCATGATTTCTGAAGTAGCGACTTTATCCTTATTTATTACATTGATTACAGGTACTTCAGGGAATGCGGGGACACAGTCCTTAGCGGTTGCGGTTCGTAAATTGGCGACACCAGAAGATGAGGCCTCTACTATGGGGTCAATGATTTTACGTGAAATTATGACAGGATTAATTTCGGGTTTCGTGACAGGATTAGTCATCATGACGGTTGTCGGTATCTGGCAAAGCAATTTTGTATTAGGTGGGGTAATTGGTGTCTCCATGTTAGCGGCGATTACAGTGGCTAACTTAGCTGGATCATTGATTCCTATTTTGATGGATAAGCTTGGTTTTGACCCTGCGGTTGCATCAGGACCCTTTATTACAACCCTGTCCGATTTAACGTCAGTATTAATTTATTTTTCAATCGCCTCACAATTCCTCCAATTTTTAGTGTAA